The Pecten maximus chromosome 14, xPecMax1.1, whole genome shotgun sequence genome includes a region encoding these proteins:
- the LOC117341591 gene encoding C-type lectin domain family 17, member A-like, whose translation MDISNCDMCSETEVCVNTKDGSHVCLNRGGCQTADWVPFNHKCYFFRGQETSADENIMFCETMNTKLVRINNAQDKAFLETEMINRGIANMWLAANDRAVEDEWVWGPGDGVLNAVWGVNEPNNAGNEDCAELELNQTVAFWNDLNCALHYSGAVCEDHYKIYL comes from the exons ATGGACATTTCAAACTGTGACATGTGTTCAGAGACTGAAGTTTGTGTCAACACAAAAGATGGAAGCCATGTTTGTCTCAACCGAG GTGGATGCCAGACTGCCGATTGGGTGCCTTTCAATCATAAGTGCTACTTCTTTAGAGGACAAGAAACTTCTGCAGACGAGAACATT ATGTTTTGCGAAACGATGAATACCAAACTTGTGAGGATCAACAATGCCCAGGATAAAGCTTTCCTGGAAACGGAAATGATAAACAGGG GAATAGCAAATATGTGGCTTGCGGCAAACGATAGGGCTGTAGAGGACGAGTGGGTTTGGGGACCCGGGGACGGAGTGTTGAATGCAGTGTGGGGAGTCAATGAACCCAACAATGCAGGCAATGAAGATTGTGCCGAACTAGAACTCAATCAAACAGTTGCCTTTTGGAATGACCTCAACTGTGCACTTCATTATTCAGGTGCTGTATGTGAAGATCACTATAAAATCTACCTTTGA